Proteins encoded together in one uncultured Desulfosarcina sp. window:
- a CDS encoding NAD-dependent epimerase/dehydratase family protein produces the protein MSKNEHILVTGGAGMIGSNLVKRFVKNGYRVSVVDNLWRGRKEYLFDDDGNPVIDMENDLYQLDLSVPDSFDHILQGVDYVYHLADVVAGISYVFNNQGNLFRHNLLINSNVVDAVKRNPVKGYIYVGTACSFPAELQSGVDAAPLKEEDQYPANPESAYGWSKLMGEYEAFLMAEEAGIPVSVLSLHNVYGAPCDFDIERSQVIPALIRKAIRYPEEDFIVWGSGSQGRAFVHVEDIVDALVLAKEKGLGQGLIQIGPDCCTSIREIAETVVDISGKSIDVVYDTTKPEGDKGRCANYSKARKVLGWEPRVDLRKGLESLYAWIERRIQDQSRVRAA, from the coding sequence GTGAGCAAAAACGAACATATTCTGGTTACCGGCGGGGCCGGCATGATCGGCTCCAACTTGGTCAAACGATTCGTTAAAAACGGGTATCGCGTCAGTGTCGTCGATAATCTATGGCGCGGAAGGAAAGAATATCTATTTGACGATGACGGCAATCCTGTCATCGATATGGAAAACGATTTATATCAACTCGACTTATCTGTCCCCGACAGCTTCGATCATATTCTACAGGGCGTCGATTACGTTTACCATCTCGCCGACGTGGTTGCCGGAATCAGCTATGTCTTCAATAACCAGGGCAACCTCTTCAGGCACAATCTCCTGATCAACTCCAATGTTGTCGATGCCGTAAAGCGCAATCCGGTCAAGGGATACATCTACGTTGGGACGGCGTGCAGTTTTCCCGCGGAACTTCAATCCGGCGTCGATGCGGCTCCGTTGAAGGAAGAGGACCAATACCCGGCCAATCCCGAATCTGCCTACGGGTGGAGTAAGCTGATGGGCGAATACGAAGCCTTTTTGATGGCCGAAGAGGCAGGAATTCCTGTGTCTGTTTTAAGCCTGCATAATGTCTACGGGGCCCCCTGCGATTTCGATATCGAAAGAAGTCAGGTCATCCCGGCACTGATCCGGAAGGCGATTCGCTACCCGGAAGAGGACTTCATCGTATGGGGCAGCGGCAGCCAGGGGCGGGCTTTTGTGCATGTGGAGGACATCGTGGATGCGCTGGTTCTTGCTAAAGAAAAGGGCCTTGGGCAGGGGTTGATCCAGATCGGTCCGGACTGCTGCACATCCATTCGTGAAATCGCCGAAACTGTGGTGGACATCTCCGGAAAATCCATCGATGTCGTCTACGACACTACCAAACCTGAAGGCGACAAGGGGCGCTGCGCAAACTACAGCAAAGCGCGGAAGGTTCTTGGTTGGGAGCCGCGGGTCGATCTTAGAAAGGGGCTGGAAAGCCTATACGCATGGATCGAGCGACGCATTCAGGACCAGAGCCGGGTAAGGGCTGCCTGA
- a CDS encoding WecB/TagA/CpsF family glycosyltransferase, translating to MPSDREKKKSYNFIGSEVQALTYPEFFSYVDKWVENKHGRSHHIAIINAFCATEAFRNPRVAEIYNKADLIGPDGMPFVYWLRRALKLPCDQFDASSIVVNLAEKAKETGYTFYLYGGHPDVVKSMKAKLEELYPHINIVGYLSPPFRPLTDEEDRQICDEINRLKPDIICVGLGTPKQDYWIDDHIHKIRGAVFVPCGAIFDFFGGRVQRAPEIVSKLGIEWLFRLFSKDIKRLWYRYTVLNGIFLWNFFLQFIGRRKFEAVRSVREEG from the coding sequence ATGCCCTCTGATAGGGAAAAAAAGAAAAGCTACAACTTCATCGGTAGCGAAGTTCAAGCCCTGACCTACCCTGAATTTTTCAGTTATGTGGATAAATGGGTTGAAAACAAGCATGGCCGGTCTCACCACATTGCTATCATCAATGCCTTTTGTGCTACCGAAGCGTTTCGTAATCCTCGCGTAGCGGAGATCTACAACAAGGCGGATCTCATCGGGCCGGACGGCATGCCCTTTGTTTACTGGCTGCGCCGGGCATTGAAGCTCCCTTGTGACCAGTTCGACGCTTCCAGCATTGTCGTCAATCTTGCAGAAAAAGCCAAGGAAACCGGATATACCTTCTACCTCTACGGCGGTCACCCGGACGTGGTGAAAAGCATGAAAGCGAAGCTTGAGGAACTCTATCCACACATCAATATCGTCGGATATCTTTCGCCGCCTTTCAGGCCACTGACGGATGAAGAAGACCGGCAAATCTGTGACGAAATCAACCGGCTTAAGCCGGATATCATTTGCGTAGGATTGGGAACGCCAAAACAGGATTACTGGATTGACGATCACATTCACAAGATCAGGGGGGCCGTTTTCGTCCCCTGCGGCGCCATTTTCGATTTTTTTGGGGGCCGGGTGCAACGGGCACCGGAGATCGTCAGTAAACTCGGCATCGAATGGTTGTTTCGTCTGTTCAGCAAAGACATCAAACGTTTATGGTACCGTTATACGGTCTTGAACGGCATTTTCCTGTGGAATTTCTTTTTGCAATTTATTGGCCGCCGGAAATTTGAAGCGGTACGTAGCGTTAGAGAAGAGGGATAA
- a CDS encoding type II toxin-antitoxin system VapC family toxin, producing MKLILDTNAYVGFKRGYAQLVEYILQADTIEMSPIVLGELVFGFRNGSRLAQNMEELRLFLSHTVVRIVDMNEITSDRYSRIAAQLRNQGIPIPSNDIWIAAQTMQTGAELVTMDQHFEKVPGLVYSLFQLPE from the coding sequence ATGAAGCTGATCCTGGACACAAATGCCTATGTCGGCTTTAAACGTGGATACGCCCAACTGGTTGAATATATATTACAAGCGGATACGATAGAAATGTCTCCGATTGTGCTGGGTGAACTCGTGTTCGGATTCCGGAACGGCTCGCGGTTGGCTCAAAACATGGAAGAGTTGCGGCTTTTCCTCTCTCACACGGTTGTTCGGATCGTCGATATGAACGAAATTACATCGGACCGATATTCAAGAATTGCCGCCCAACTCAGGAACCAGGGAATCCCTATTCCTTCGAATGACATTTGGATCGCGGCGCAAACCATGCAAACAGGAGCGGAATTGGTCACCATGGACCAGCATTTTGAAAAAGTCCCCGGCCTTGTTTATTCCCTTTTCCAGCTTCCCGAATAA